In one window of Spiroplasma corruscae DNA:
- a CDS encoding rod shape-determining protein, protein MASWDRKKEFVALDLGTANVVAYLGGQGIIYNEPSTMAYDVHTNTVIASGEMAYEMVGKTNEDVRMVVPLVDGVIADLDAAKDLIKIIFSRIKLSDILKNSLVVLACPSGVTELERGALKQVVVDMGAKKVLVEEEVKLSAIGAGINISLASGHLVVDIGGGTTDIAIISAGDIIISRSIKVAGNHFDEEIRKYIRAEYNVLVGIKTAEKIKIEIGSLTKIDNGRTFRAFGRDVISGLPREVIIAPDEVKNALLAPFSKITDLIVEVMENTPAELAGDIIRNGITICGGGALIRGIDSYFESIFQLKVIKAQDPLLTVIEGAKEYEKQAEKWLEIVDLRDSREYVIK, encoded by the coding sequence ATGGCATCATGAGACCGTAAAAAAGAATTCGTAGCTCTTGATCTTGGTACAGCAAACGTTGTTGCTTACTTAGGTGGACAAGGAATCATTTATAATGAGCCTTCAACAATGGCTTACGATGTTCATACAAACACTGTAATTGCATCAGGTGAAATGGCTTACGAAATGGTTGGTAAAACTAACGAAGACGTAAGAATGGTAGTACCATTAGTTGATGGAGTTATTGCTGATTTAGATGCAGCAAAAGATTTGATTAAAATCATATTCTCTCGAATTAAATTATCAGACATCTTGAAAAATTCTCTAGTAGTTCTTGCTTGCCCTTCAGGAGTTACTGAATTAGAAAGAGGAGCATTAAAACAAGTTGTTGTTGATATGGGAGCAAAAAAAGTTCTTGTTGAAGAAGAAGTTAAATTATCTGCAATTGGTGCAGGGATAAACATCTCACTTGCTAGTGGACACTTGGTTGTTGATATTGGTGGAGGAACTACTGATATAGCTATTATATCTGCTGGGGATATCATTATTTCAAGATCAATCAAAGTTGCAGGAAATCACTTTGACGAAGAAATAAGAAAATACATTCGTGCTGAATATAACGTTTTAGTTGGTATTAAAACAGCTGAAAAAATTAAAATTGAAATTGGTTCATTAACAAAAATTGATAATGGACGTACATTCCGTGCATTCGGACGTGATGTAATTTCAGGTTTACCAAGAGAAGTTATTATAGCACCAGATGAAGTTAAAAATGCATTGTTAGCACCATTCTCAAAAATTACTGATTTAATTGTTGAAGTTATGGAAAATACACCTGCTGAATTAGCTGGAGATATTATCAGAAATGGTATTACTATTTGTGGTGGTGGAGCATTAATAAGAGGAATTGACTCATACTTTGAATCAATATTCCAATTAAAAGTTATTAAAGCCCAAGACCCACTATTAACAGTTATCGAAGGTGCAAAAGAATACGAAAAACAAGCTGAAAAATGACTTGAAATAGTAGACTTACGTGATTCAAGAGAATACGTAATTAAATAA
- a CDS encoding rod shape-determining protein: MAKLNLRAGKHIAIDIGTYKTRIHVDGLGIIFNQASLIAVDYKLNKIIAYGDNAKKYIGILNGNLKVTKLVKQGVVTNLELLKSFLGYALSKHKEILKTAYVTLACPVNLTGLERNSLIEAIKSLGVAYVKVEDDVKLALLGAGINISNPDGFLCLDIGCGKTTIAMISTDTTIASKTSKFGGATIDDEIIKFLKSKKSIVVGEKTAEAIKIGVACLLKPKEALKAKAYGYDITSALPKEIEITDNDILKLVQYVFANLADTVTNLIEVLSNESAIDVIRNGIIVTGGLATIYGIKTFFEKYFEIPVKVARNASSAVIDGAVAHKEKTLRELELDLGLIQEVIQ, translated from the coding sequence TTGGCAAAGTTAAATTTAAGAGCTGGAAAACACATTGCTATCGATATTGGGACATATAAAACCAGGATACATGTTGATGGTTTAGGAATAATTTTTAATCAGGCTTCATTAATAGCTGTTGATTACAAACTTAATAAAATAATAGCTTATGGAGATAATGCTAAAAAATATATTGGGATATTAAATGGTAACCTAAAAGTAACAAAACTTGTTAAACAAGGAGTTGTAACAAACCTAGAATTATTAAAAAGTTTCTTAGGTTATGCACTTTCAAAACATAAGGAAATATTAAAAACTGCATATGTAACATTAGCGTGTCCAGTTAATTTAACTGGCTTGGAGAGAAATTCCTTAATAGAAGCGATTAAATCATTGGGAGTAGCATATGTAAAAGTTGAAGATGATGTCAAGTTAGCACTATTAGGTGCAGGGATTAACATTTCAAACCCTGACGGATTTTTATGTTTAGATATAGGTTGTGGTAAAACTACAATCGCTATGATCTCTACCGATACAACAATTGCATCTAAAACTTCGAAGTTCGGTGGTGCAACAATTGATGACGAAATAATCAAATTTTTAAAGTCTAAAAAATCAATTGTAGTTGGGGAAAAAACTGCAGAAGCTATTAAGATTGGTGTTGCGTGCTTATTAAAACCAAAAGAAGCATTAAAAGCTAAGGCATATGGTTATGATATTACATCTGCTTTACCTAAGGAAATTGAAATTACTGATAACGATATCTTGAAATTGGTTCAATATGTGTTTGCAAATTTAGCTGACACTGTAACAAATCTAATCGAGGTTTTATCTAATGAATCAGCGATTGACGTTATTAGAAACGGAATAATTGTAACTGGTGGATTAGCAACTATTTATGGCATAAAAACATTTTTTGAAAAATATTTTGAAATTCCAGTAAAAGTCGCTAGAAATGCGTCTTCAGCAGTAATAGATGGAGCTGTTGCACACAAAGAAAAAACACTTAGAGAACTTGAATTAGATTTAGGTTTAATCCAAGAAGTAATACAATAA
- a CDS encoding rod shape-determining protein, with product MAINKKPTFVSMDLGTANTLVYIAGQGVVYNEPSIVAYRIKENRIIAVGTEAYKMIGKGNKTIRVVKPMVDGVITDIRATEAQLRYIFQKLRISKQLKHSIMLLACPSVITELEKTALKKIAINLGADQVFVEEEVKMAALGGGVNIYAPTGNLIVDMGGGTTDIAVLASGDIVLSKSVKVAGNYLNDECQKFIRSQYGLEIGSKTAESIKVNVGSLAKYPDERRMKVYGRDVVSGLPREIEITPEEVREVLKVPVSRIIDLTVQVLEDTPPELAGDIFRNGITICGGGALIRGIDKYFADTLQLPTKIGEQPLLAVINGTKKFESEIWEIIKAQRHHEDVMGR from the coding sequence ATGGCTATAAACAAAAAACCAACATTTGTTTCAATGGACCTTGGAACTGCTAATACATTAGTATATATTGCTGGTCAAGGTGTAGTATATAACGAACCATCAATAGTTGCATACAGAATTAAAGAAAACAGAATAATTGCTGTTGGAACTGAAGCTTATAAAATGATCGGTAAAGGTAACAAAACAATTCGTGTTGTTAAACCAATGGTTGATGGAGTTATTACTGACATTAGAGCAACTGAAGCTCAACTAAGATATATTTTCCAAAAATTACGTATTTCTAAACAATTAAAACATTCAATTATGTTGTTGGCATGTCCATCAGTAATTACTGAACTAGAAAAAACAGCATTGAAGAAAATTGCTATTAACTTAGGTGCAGACCAAGTATTCGTTGAAGAAGAAGTTAAGATGGCAGCCCTAGGTGGTGGAGTAAACATATATGCACCAACTGGAAACTTAATAGTTGATATGGGTGGGGGAACTACTGATATAGCAGTTCTTGCATCAGGAGATATCGTTTTATCAAAATCTGTTAAAGTTGCAGGGAACTATTTAAATGATGAATGTCAAAAATTCATAAGATCACAATACGGTCTTGAAATTGGATCAAAAACTGCTGAATCAATCAAAGTTAATGTTGGTTCATTAGCAAAATACCCTGATGAAAGAAGAATGAAAGTTTATGGACGTGACGTTGTTTCAGGGCTTCCAAGAGAAATTGAAATAACACCAGAAGAAGTTCGTGAAGTACTAAAAGTGCCTGTATCTAGAATAATTGACTTAACAGTTCAAGTACTTGAAGATACACCACCTGAATTAGCTGGAGATATCTTCAGAAATGGTATTACAATTTGTGGTGGTGGAGCATTAATTAGAGGTATTGATAAATACTTTGCTGATACTTTACAATTACCAACAAAAATTGGTGAACAACCATTATTAGCAGTTATAAACGGTACTAAAAAATTTGAATCTGAAATTTGAGAAATTATAAAAGCTCAAAGACATCACGAAGATGTAATGGGTAGATAA
- a CDS encoding MATE family efflux transporter: MVDISSKKYKFKEFENKHTVYITKREWILRYSHPFVALMFMAGPMMMISLVNGLYGVLDKQLTLNFATSQIEKLYSNFNNSVNGPGIDFGSTMEQSATDVFKQIINVSTQYSNTVVIILESLSMLTAIGTAINFGQYMGQRDKNKMNQVLINGLMQTVILSIISLVVMYFLSQFILVWQTGVSWADRDSTLSYSLSKEYCSAFVFSFPLLSMAMFSTTLLRTEGKIWFVVIVNLVSVGLNAIFGFIFLDILQLGMAGAVYGSMVAWSFMIISSIILVYCSKNTFLRPEFSKFKFNNKEALEIWMNGVGPFFMNGAFGIISGISTRMVGDIHNGEEMYRNGLAVKITFYPDASNKDYYHEEYVTDTVRVLSSAFPWNMIVWAPIVGIIQGGVNTVAYSKGAGKNIRLWQVIKWMLIVNLIWTIAIMFIITILGSYMMQMFDGPTNGSWSSNDKRWWFVMYLSCVIFATSTFAAMPYFNGIGKSWVSILISLSRTFIFQISFLFIGYYVAKAASMDGTKDWLYFLIYSFSEIPGGLLALVLLWLSFSKNKKLGIMDKEDEFEKISYQDARLSQLIIDHNKRVIILNSKKLEINKLTGLLEKEYEITELKFLKVQNKQKN, from the coding sequence TTGGTTGATATTAGTTCAAAAAAATATAAATTTAAAGAGTTTGAAAATAAACATACTGTATACATTACAAAAAGGGAGTGAATATTAAGATATTCACACCCTTTTGTAGCATTAATGTTCATGGCAGGTCCGATGATGATGATTTCACTTGTAAATGGTTTATACGGGGTCTTGGACAAACAACTCACACTTAACTTTGCCACTAGTCAAATAGAAAAGTTGTATAGTAACTTTAATAACTCTGTAAATGGTCCTGGTATTGATTTTGGATCAACAATGGAACAATCAGCAACCGATGTGTTTAAGCAAATTATAAATGTTTCAACACAATACTCGAACACTGTTGTAATAATTTTAGAGTCGCTTTCAATGTTAACAGCTATCGGTACTGCTATTAATTTTGGTCAATACATGGGTCAAAGAGACAAAAATAAAATGAACCAAGTATTAATTAATGGTTTAATGCAAACAGTTATACTTTCAATAATAAGTCTAGTTGTAATGTATTTTCTATCTCAGTTTATATTGGTATGGCAAACAGGAGTATCATGAGCTGATCGTGATTCAACTCTTTCTTACTCTTTATCGAAGGAATACTGTTCTGCTTTTGTATTTAGTTTTCCATTATTAAGTATGGCAATGTTTTCAACAACCCTATTAAGAACAGAAGGTAAGATATGATTTGTAGTAATAGTTAACTTGGTATCAGTTGGACTAAATGCAATATTCGGATTTATTTTCCTTGATATACTTCAACTTGGAATGGCCGGTGCAGTTTATGGGTCTATGGTTGCTTGGTCATTTATGATAATATCTTCTATAATATTAGTATATTGTTCAAAAAATACTTTTCTAAGACCTGAGTTTAGCAAGTTCAAATTTAACAATAAAGAGGCTCTTGAAATATGAATGAATGGTGTAGGACCATTCTTTATGAATGGTGCATTCGGTATTATTAGCGGTATATCAACAAGAATGGTTGGTGATATACACAATGGTGAGGAAATGTATAGGAATGGCCTTGCAGTCAAAATAACATTTTATCCAGATGCATCAAATAAGGATTATTATCATGAAGAATATGTCACAGATACCGTTAGGGTTCTTTCATCAGCATTTCCTTGAAATATGATTGTTTGAGCCCCTATTGTGGGAATAATACAAGGTGGTGTTAATACGGTTGCTTATAGTAAAGGCGCCGGCAAAAACATTAGGTTATGACAAGTTATTAAATGGATGTTAATAGTTAACTTAATTTGAACAATAGCAATTATGTTTATTATAACTATTTTAGGTTCGTATATGATGCAAATGTTTGATGGGCCTACAAATGGTTCATGAAGTTCTAATGATAAACGATGATGATTTGTTATGTATTTATCATGTGTTATATTTGCAACATCAACATTTGCTGCAATGCCTTATTTTAATGGTATTGGAAAAAGCTGAGTTTCAATACTTATATCATTATCAAGGACTTTTATATTTCAAATAAGTTTCTTGTTTATTGGATATTATGTGGCAAAAGCTGCATCAATGGATGGTACAAAAGATTGATTATATTTCTTAATTTACTCTTTTAGTGAAATACCAGGCGGATTACTTGCATTAGTTTTATTATGATTATCTTTTAGCAAAAATAAGAAATTAGGTATCATGGATAAGGAAGATGAATTTGAAAAAATAAGTTATCAAGATGCAAGACTTTCTCAACTTATTATTGATCACAATAAAAGAGTCATAATATTAAATTCTAAAAAATTAGAAATAAATAAGCTTACTGGTCTTTTAGAAAAAGAATATGAAATTACAGAACTTAAATTTTTAAAAGTCCAGAATAAACAAAAAAACTAG
- the argS gene encoding arginine--tRNA ligase: MSILLNSIKSKLQKAINNLGFEGELIVEKTKSTEHADYATNFALINSKNNNMKPLVLAEEIKKELLRDKEIIKNIEIAGPGFINISIDDKELIRVVDAIIEKKDKYGESPKKNKIYNLEIISANPTGYLHIGHARNGVVGDSVRRILEFAGYEVQTEYYTNDAGNQINILAVTVFYNYLTLLKINIDKPEEMYGGDMYEEFAKILVLKFGDKYKNNKIQNNKIDNEKVHELFKQESMTYFLNIIKEQICMMDIKIDHYSSEQKMYDDNLIDKMLTLYNKIGKTYEKDNALWLKTTEFGDDKDRVLRKSDGSYTYITPDIACHDERIRRTNADKYVNFWGGDHHGYITRVRAGLALLNHKFDILDIDIIQMVRLIKDGEEYKMSKRKGTAVWMIDLLEMVGKDAIRYMLASKNPSSHMDFDLDLMVEKNSTNPVYYAQYATARSRKLMNKSNAEIKDYDNISWNVKEKEIIMHLDDLNITVENAASKRLPNIICDYIQKLAKLFHSYYGSDKIIDKENDNLTAQKMLLVKSVYQVLINTLNLIGVGIKDDM, translated from the coding sequence ATGAGTATTTTACTTAACTCAATAAAGAGCAAATTACAAAAAGCTATTAATAATCTTGGTTTTGAAGGAGAACTGATTGTTGAAAAAACAAAATCAACAGAACATGCTGACTATGCAACAAACTTTGCATTGATAAACTCTAAAAACAATAACATGAAACCTCTTGTACTTGCAGAAGAAATTAAAAAAGAGTTATTAAGAGATAAAGAAATAATAAAAAATATAGAAATTGCAGGACCAGGTTTTATAAATATTTCAATTGATGATAAAGAATTAATAAGAGTAGTTGATGCTATAATAGAAAAAAAAGATAAATATGGTGAATCTCCTAAAAAAAACAAGATTTATAACTTAGAAATAATATCTGCTAATCCTACTGGGTATTTACATATTGGTCATGCAAGAAATGGCGTTGTTGGTGACTCGGTAAGAAGAATACTAGAATTTGCTGGATATGAAGTTCAAACTGAGTATTACACAAACGATGCTGGTAACCAAATTAACATTTTAGCAGTAACTGTTTTTTATAATTATTTAACGTTATTAAAAATAAATATAGATAAGCCAGAAGAAATGTATGGTGGAGATATGTATGAAGAGTTTGCAAAAATTTTAGTATTAAAGTTTGGCGATAAATATAAAAATAATAAAATCCAAAATAATAAAATTGATAACGAAAAAGTACATGAGCTATTTAAACAAGAATCAATGACATATTTCCTTAATATTATTAAAGAACAAATATGCATGATGGATATAAAAATAGACCATTATTCTAGTGAGCAAAAAATGTATGATGATAATCTAATCGATAAAATGTTGACTTTATATAATAAAATTGGAAAAACCTATGAAAAAGATAACGCATTATGACTTAAAACTACCGAATTCGGAGATGATAAGGATAGAGTCTTAAGAAAATCAGATGGAAGTTATACATATATTACCCCTGATATTGCTTGTCATGATGAAAGAATAAGAAGAACAAATGCAGATAAATATGTAAATTTTTGAGGTGGTGATCACCATGGTTATATTACAAGAGTTCGTGCTGGTTTAGCTTTATTGAACCATAAATTTGACATACTTGATATTGATATAATACAAATGGTACGTTTAATAAAAGATGGTGAAGAGTATAAAATGTCAAAAAGAAAAGGAACTGCTGTTTGAATGATTGACTTATTAGAAATGGTTGGGAAAGATGCAATAAGATATATGTTAGCATCAAAAAACCCATCATCTCATATGGATTTTGATCTTGATTTAATGGTGGAAAAAAACTCAACAAACCCTGTATACTATGCCCAATATGCTACTGCAAGATCTAGAAAACTAATGAATAAATCAAATGCTGAAATAAAAGATTATGATAATATAAGTTGGAATGTAAAAGAAAAAGAAATTATAATGCATCTTGATGACCTAAACATAACAGTCGAAAATGCAGCAAGTAAAAGATTACCAAATATAATTTGTGATTATATTCAAAAACTAGCAAAACTATTCCACTCTTATTATGGGAGTGATAAAATAATTGATAAAGAAAATGATAATTTGACAGCACAAAAAATGCTGTTAGTTAAATCAGTTTATCAGGTTTTAATTAATACACTTAATCTTATAGGAGTAGGAATTAAAGACGATATGTAG
- a CDS encoding rod shape-determining protein: MKVDERTFIALDLGTSNIIAYVGKQGIVYNEPSIMAYDTVTNTLLALGEEAYNMLGKTHETISMIVPIKDGVITDLDAAKDMLKHVFGKLKMLNDWRNSIILLACPSEVTELEREALKQVAYDMGAEIVVVEEEVKMAAIGAGINIDVPKGNIVIDIGGGTSDIAIISAGDIIISRSIKVAGNAFNEEIKKYVRSEYNVTIGDKTAENVKKELGSLSKYKGEKTMSVFGRDIVSGLPKEAIISSEEIRNVLVNAFSRITDMVIEIMENTPPELAGDIISNGFMLCGGGALIRGIKEYFNGIFSIPCKISPSPMTGVVEGAQVYQKVINRRIESGYYGKNARDLKKSSQSQYI, encoded by the coding sequence ATGAAAGTAGACGAACGAACATTTATAGCATTAGATTTAGGTACTAGCAATATTATTGCATATGTGGGTAAACAAGGAATAGTTTACAATGAACCATCAATAATGGCATATGATACAGTTACGAACACATTATTAGCACTTGGTGAAGAAGCTTACAATATGCTGGGTAAAACACATGAAACAATTAGTATGATAGTTCCAATTAAAGATGGAGTTATTACTGATTTAGATGCTGCAAAAGATATGTTAAAGCATGTTTTTGGAAAATTAAAAATGTTAAATGATTGAAGAAATTCAATTATACTATTAGCTTGTCCAAGCGAAGTAACTGAATTAGAGAGAGAAGCTTTAAAACAAGTTGCATATGATATGGGAGCTGAAATTGTTGTTGTAGAAGAAGAAGTTAAGATGGCAGCAATCGGTGCAGGAATAAATATTGATGTACCAAAAGGAAATATAGTTATTGATATTGGTGGTGGAACATCTGATATTGCTATAATATCAGCTGGAGATATAATAATTTCAAGATCAATAAAAGTTGCTGGAAACGCATTTAATGAAGAAATAAAAAAATATGTTCGATCAGAATATAATGTTACCATTGGTGATAAAACTGCTGAAAACGTTAAAAAAGAACTAGGATCACTTTCAAAATACAAAGGTGAAAAAACAATGTCTGTATTTGGTAGAGATATAGTTTCTGGTTTACCAAAAGAAGCAATTATTAGTTCTGAAGAAATAAGAAATGTTCTTGTAAATGCATTTAGTAGAATTACAGATATGGTAATAGAAATTATGGAAAATACACCTCCTGAATTAGCCGGAGATATAATTTCAAACGGATTTATGCTATGTGGTGGTGGAGCATTAATTAGAGGTATTAAAGAGTACTTTAATGGAATCTTTTCAATACCTTGTAAAATATCTCCAAGCCCTATGACAGGAGTTGTAGAAGGTGCGCAAGTATATCAAAAAGTAATTAATAGAAGAATTGAATCAGGTTACTATGGTAAAAACGCAAGAGATCTTAAAAAAAGTAGTCAAAGTCAATATATTTAA
- a CDS encoding rod shape-determining protein has product MYQETKRPFISLDLGTSNILAYVSGQGIVYNQPSLMAYDINTNTLVAIGEDAYDMVGKTSDNIRIITPLIDGVIADLDAAKDLLKHIFNRLKMMNFWKNSIVVLACPSGVTELERDALKMVAKDMGADLVVIEEEVKMAAIGAGINIELPNGHLVVDIGGGTTDIAILSAGEVVTSKSVKVAGNYFNNEILKYVRSEYNMAIGTTTSENVKKNMGSLVQYPNERSMQIYGRDIISGLPKEAKLNSEEIRNILLSAFSKITDLVIEILEEIPPELAGDIMKNGMILCGGGALIRNIDKYFYDIFQLPTKIAAEPLGCVIEGTKAYEKIIVKRVNEGLYDASQDTYLKKLS; this is encoded by the coding sequence ATGTATCAAGAAACTAAAAGACCTTTTATTTCACTAGACCTTGGCACAAGTAACATATTAGCTTATGTTTCAGGCCAAGGTATTGTTTATAACCAACCAAGTTTAATGGCATATGACATTAATACTAATACTTTAGTAGCTATTGGTGAAGATGCATATGACATGGTTGGTAAGACAAGTGATAATATTAGAATCATTACACCGCTAATCGATGGTGTAATCGCTGATTTAGACGCGGCTAAAGATTTATTAAAACATATATTTAACAGACTAAAAATGATGAATTTCTGGAAAAACTCAATTGTTGTACTTGCGTGTCCAAGTGGTGTAACTGAATTAGAGAGAGATGCATTAAAAATGGTTGCTAAAGATATGGGAGCTGACTTAGTAGTTATAGAAGAAGAAGTTAAGATGGCAGCAATTGGTGCAGGCATTAACATAGAATTACCAAACGGACATTTAGTTGTCGACATCGGTGGCGGAACTACTGATATAGCTATTTTATCAGCAGGTGAAGTCGTTACATCCAAGTCTGTTAAGGTTGCGGGTAACTACTTCAATAACGAAATATTAAAATATGTTCGTTCAGAGTATAATATGGCAATTGGTACTACGACTTCTGAAAACGTTAAAAAAAATATGGGTTCATTAGTACAATATCCCAACGAAAGATCAATGCAAATTTATGGTAGAGATATTATTTCCGGCTTACCAAAAGAAGCTAAGTTAAATTCAGAGGAAATAAGAAATATTTTACTAAGTGCTTTTAGTAAAATTACAGATCTTGTAATTGAAATACTTGAAGAAATACCTCCTGAGTTAGCCGGAGACATAATGAAAAATGGTATGATTTTATGTGGTGGTGGAGCCTTAATAAGAAATATTGATAAATACTTCTATGATATATTCCAATTACCAACAAAAATAGCAGCTGAACCTTTAGGATGTGTTATCGAAGGAACAAAAGCTTATGAAAAAATAATAGTAAAAAGAGTTAATGAAGGGTTATATGACGCAAGTCAAGATACTTATTTAAAAAAACTCTCATAA